The genomic DNA CGTCTTTCCCGGGCCACCCGTTGGCGAGGCGGGCGCCCCACCCCGCCGTCTTCATCCTTCCGGCATATGCCCGAGGCAGGATCGGGTGAGAAGGGCGAGGTCACAGGGGTGCGCCGGGGAATCCACGCCTCCGTTCACGGTCCGGGGCGGGGGACGCCCCCTTCGGGGAACCGGGTCCGATCGCGCGCCCGGAGTCGGACATGGGCGCCTTGCCGGGGATGTTCCTGGCGGGATCCGTTCCGTGCGGACACGGCGGTGCCGTCCCCGCCCCCCGCACCGGGCCCCGACGCCGGCCGGCCCGGTCCCGGTCGGCCCGCCGCCCCGGGCGCCCGGGGCCGGGAGCGGGGACGGGCGGCGGACGCGCTGCCCGTCCCGGCCCGTCCGAGCGGGCACGTCCACGGGGAGTCGCGGAGGGCCCGTCGGGTTCACCGGTGCTGGACCCACCACACCAGGGCGGTGACCGCCGCTCCGCCGGCGGCGGTGGCGGCTCCGCGGATCAGGGAGAACAGCATCGTCCGGCGGAGACGGCGCAGCGTCCTGGTGTCGAGACTGCTCATGGGTGTGCCCTTCTTGCCGGTCGTTCCCTCGGGTTGTCCCGAACGGGTGGAGGCACAGCCTGCGAGCTGGTGCAATTGTCCGCCAGGGCGAGGTGGCGAAAGCCCAGGTGGGGCGCGGACAACGCCGCGTTGGCCGTGGAAGGGGGCGGGGGATGGCGAGGCCTGGACGTCCGATGAGGCCTGCTTCGGAGACCGAGGAGGCGGCCGGCCTGGCACGCTTCCTGCACGAGCTGACCGAGGACCTGACCCTCCGGGACCTGGAGGAGCGGTTCCCGGCCGCGAGGAAGTCCTTGTGGGGTGAGTACCGGAAAGGCGCCAAGGACGTGCCGCTGGAGCTGCTCGCCCAGGTGATCAGAGCGCGGGTGCCCGTCCAGCGGCGGGAGCGGTTGCTGCGGCAGGCCGAGGCGCTCTGCCGGAAGGCGGAGGCCGCCCGGGCCGGCCGCGGACGCCTGCTGCCTGCTCCGGCGCCCTCCGCGGAAGCGGAGGCCGTGCAGGCGTACAAGGAGCTCTCCGCCGCCCTGCGCAGGCAGTTGCAGACGGAGGAGGCCCTGAAACGCAGCAACAACCTCGTGCACGTCCTGCTGTTGTCCATCGGCTCCCTGCGGTCCCGGGTCGAGGAGCTGACCGCCGAGCGGGACGCCCTGGTGCAGCAGCGGCGCGACGGCCGGCAACTGCAGCGGGTGCTCGGGGAGCGGGACGAGGCCCACGACCGACTGCTGCGCTACCGGGCCAAGCTCGAGCAGGCCCGGAGGGACCGGGACCAGGCCGAACACCTGCAGATGGTGGCGCAGCAACGTGCCGAGGAGTACCAGCGGAAGCTGGAGCGGTACGAGCGGCGCGACACCGGGGACCACACCGGCGGCGGTGCCCTGGACGGTGCCCGGGTGTCCCGGCTGTCGCCGGAAGTGCCCCTGGACGAGTACGAGTACACCCTGGAGCGCATCTCCGAGGAACTCGACGCCAACGCGCAGGAGCTGAGCCTGCTGCGCCGGGACCTGGACGAGGCCGGTCGGCCCGGGACGGACCCGCGCGTTGTCCCCGGGGAGGTCGTGGACAACGCGGACAACGACGCACCGGACCGCACGGGGCACGGGGACCGTGCTCCGCGGGGCTCGGACCCGTCCCGCTCGGCCGGGGGCGGTCCGCCCTCCGGGAAAGCGGACGGCGTCCGGCGCCGCACCGGGGAGGCCGCGGGGCCCATGCGGGTGGGCGCCTCGGCGCTTCGCTCTTTCCGGTCGGCGGAGGCCGGGGCGCGGCGGTCCCGCCCGAAGCGGTCGGCTCGGCGGGCCGGCCCGCCCTGGAGGAAGCTGGTGTGGCACACCGGGCTGGGGCGGGCGGTCGGGCTGACGCTCGGTTCGGTGGCCTGCCTTGCGGGAGCACACCTGGCCTTCGACGCCTATCAGGAGAACGCCCGGTACGAGGGGGCCCGGCCCTGCGCCCCGGGCGTGCGGGCGTCCGCGGAGCACGCCTGCATCGGTCGGGAGACCGGTCACGTGGTGGGCAGGACCGCTGGCTCCCCCGACCAGTCCCCTTCGCTGACCGTGGAACGGGCTTCGGGGAGAACCGAGGACCACGGGGTCAGCGACGCGCTGTACGAGGTCGCCCGGCCCGGGGCCGAGGCGGAGTTCACGATCTGGCGGAGCGGCGTCGTGGAGATCGCCGTGGCGGGCAGGAGCAGTCGGGTCCACTCCGCGCAGTCGGTCCTCCTCCTGGTCTGGCCGTCGATCCTCATCGGCTACGGGGTCGGCCTGCTGCTCTCGTCCGTACTCGGGAGCGGAGCAATCCGGTGGATCTTCGCGATGGAAAAGATTCTCACATCGGGATTCATCGCGATGGGCACCTTCGGGGCGCTCTTCTTCTCCCTCGAATCGAGCAGCTGGTCGGTCTGGCTGACCTCGTTCGCCGTCTGGTCGGGGCTGGTGGCCTTCGTCGCGGAAGGGTTCAAGAAGGAGTGGGAGTTCTGAGGTTCGCGGCCCGACCCGTCCAAGGGCGCGTACGGCCGCGGCCCCGGGCACCCGGAGGGTTGCGGCGGCGGGTAGGCTCCGGCACCGGGAGGCCGTCGTGCGTGGACCGGAGGTGTTCGCCCGGGCGCTGCGGGGGGACCGGGCGAGCCTGGAGACCCTGCGGCGCGGCGCTCACGTGCTCTGCGTGGTGGAGCCGCTGTCGACCGTCCTCCGCGTCGTCGCGGAACCGGACGGAGGGCAGGAGGCGGTCCTGGCCACCGTCGGCGCCTCGGGCGGCGGAACCGTGCTGCGGCTGGCGGTGCCCCGCGCGTTCCGGATCGACGGAGCCGGGCACGACGCGACGCACCTCGTGCTCCGCGCGGTCGACGGCCGCACCGTACGGGCCACTCCCGGACAGTTCGGGACACACGTCCGGCTGCTGCCGCCCGATCACAACCCGCTGTACGAGGAGCAGTCGACCGAGGCGTTCCTCGCGGCCCCGCTGCTGCCCCGGGGCGACTGGCCCCCCGGACCGCACCCCTCCGGTGCGGGACGAGGGCCTCGGGGCGATCACCTTCGACCGGGACCTGGTGGATTACGGGGTCGCGGTCACGCTCGACGGCCGGTCCCTGCGACTGTCGTTCGACGCCGCCGACGCCGGGAGGACCGCGGAACTGGCGCCCCACGGAGGAGGCTGGCGGAGGCGCTGCCCTCCATCGGGGCGGCCGGCGGGGAGTTCCTCCGGTCCCGGGCGGCGGACGGCACGGAGCCCGCGGAGGAGAAGGCGCGCTTCCTGGACGCGTTGCGGCCGGGCGGCCTGGTGGTGTACCGGTCGGGCGGCTTCGAGGTGCACTTCGACGACACCTCCGCCGACTACTTCCCGGAGGGCTACTGGCCCGCGGTGCGGTACCGCGCCGACCGGACACCGGTCTCCGTCTCCGTCGAGGCCTGAAGCACACACGACGCGCCGCCCCACCCCACCGGCACCCCTGAGGTCCTTCGAGACCCTTGGGGGCTTTGGAGGCTTTGAAGGCTTTGAGGCCGCTGAGGTGGCGGGGGCCGTTGGGGCTGTTAGGACCGTTAGGGTCCTTGAGGTCCTTGAGGTCCTTGAGGTCCTTGAAGTCTCCGATGCCCTTGGGGCCTCTGAGGCCTCTGGGATCCCCGGGATCACTGAGGTCCTTGGAGTCCTTGAGGTTCTTGGGGTCTCTGAGGTTCTTGGTCTTCCTGCGTTCCCAGTGCTCCCGGTTGCCCGTCGTGTCCAGTACCCCGGCCTTCCGGTCTTCCGGTGCCTCGGGGAATGAGGACCCCGCGCCAGGGGTACCCGCGAACCGGGACCCGGGGCCGACGGCGAGACCGGCCCGTCCGGGTGCCGTGTCCGCGTACGCACGCGGCCCCGACGGACCGCCCCTCCGTGCGACGGGGCCGGGCGCCCGGTGCCCGGGAGCCGGGGTGCCCGCCGGCGGTGCCGGACCCCGACACGCCGGATGCCGCCGCGCCGAGGGGGCGACGGGCGGCGGCCCGTCGTTCCTGATTCCCTGTTGACTGTGGTGTCCGTGTCCGCGTCACCCGCGTTATCTGAATTGTCCGTGACCAACCGTACGAGCCGCGGGCGCGCGGTCGCCCGCCCCCGCGCGGGGCGGGCCCGACCGGTGCCCCGGGGACAGGAGGCTGCATGACCACCGTCGGACTTCTCCGCCCGGAGGGTCACCCGGAGGACGACTACCGCCGTATCGAGACGCTGCTGGGCGGCGACATCCGCGTCGACCCCGTCGTGTACCAGGGACAGGGGCACGGCGCGGACCCGGGGCGGCTCACCGCCGGGGCGGAGCGGCTGCGCCTGGCCGGCGCCGACGCGGTGGTGTGGGCGTCGGCGAGCGGGTCGTTCGCCCAGGGCTGGGACGCCGCGCGCGAACGGGCCAGGTCGCTCGCGCTGGCGGCGGGCATCCCGGCGTCCAGTACGGCGATCGGCTTCGCGCACGCGGTGCGGGCGGTGGGCGCGACCCGCGTGGTGGTGGCCGGTACACGGTCCGAGGACCTCGCGGGGGCGGCCCGGTTCCTGGGCGCGGCCGGGGTCGAGGTGGTGGGCGAGTGGCGCGGGGCCGGCCGGCTGCCGTTGCCCGAGCTGGTACGGGCCGCCGACGACCCGCGCGCGGAGGCGCTGCTCGTCCCGGACACGGCCGTGCCGACCGTCGCGGAGGTGCCGGAGGCGGAGGCGGCGGTCGGGAAACCGGTGCTCACCGGGACGCTGGTCACGGTGTGGGAGGGGCTGCGGCTCGCGGAGCGGCACGGGGCGTGGGCGGACGAGCTGGGCGCGCTGTTCGTCCGGCGGGGCCCGCGCGACGTGTGGGAGCCCGGGGAATAACCGGACGCGCCCTCCCGTCGGCCGGTGGCGCAGGAGCGTCGGGTGCGGGAGGGGCCCCACAGGTGAGCGACGACGGGGCGGGTACGAGGGACCGCGGCGGGCGGGGCGATCCCGCGCCCCGGTCCGGCGTCCGCGGGCGGTGCGCCGGGCCGTACGGGTGGCCCCGGAGCACCCGTACGGTCCGGGGCGGGGCGCCCTCCCCGCGGAGCGGCCCCGTACCGCCCGCCCCGGTTCCCGTACGGGGGCGTCGTCCGCAGGCCCCGCCCCGTACGGGAGCGGCCCGTCCGGGAACCCCGGCCCCCTACGGGAGAGGCCCCGGCAGCCCCGATCCCCTACGGGATCGGCCCCAGTCGGCTCCGGCCCCCGTACGGGAGTCGCTGCGGGAATCCCGCCCGCCGTTCAGGTCCCCTCCGCACCGACGCGGATCATGTCGGCGATGCGTTCCGGGACGACCGCCCGCGAGTACCACCAGCCCTGGCCCGTGTCGCAGCCGATCCTCCGCAGGCGGTCCGCCTGCCCGGCGGTCTCCACGCACTCCGCCGTCACCGTCAGCCCCAGCCGGTGCGCCAGGTCCACCATCGCCTCGACGATCACCTCGTCGGCCGGGTTGGGGGGCGTCTCCTCCTGGAACCCGCGGACGAAGGACCCGTCGAGCTTCAGCACCGACACGGGCAGCCGGCTCAGGTACGCGAGGTTCGAGTAGCCGGTGCCGAAGTCGTCGATGGCGATCCGCACCCCCATCTCACTGAGGGCCTGCAGGGCCCGCAGGGGGCGCCCGGCCGAGCCCATCACCGCCGACTCGGTGAGCTCCAGTTGCAGTAGCCCCGGCGCCAGCCCGGTCTCGTCGAGGATCTGCGCGACGTCCGCGACCAGGTCGGAGTCCCACACCTGGCGCACGGCGACGTTGACGCTGACGAAGAGGGGCCGCGTGCCCAGGTGGTCGGTCTGCCAGCGGCGGGCCTGCCTGCACGCGGTCCGCAGGACCCACCGGCCCAGCTGCACGATGGAGCCGTCCTCCTCGGCGATCCCGATGAACCGATTCGGCGCCAGCGGGCCGAACCGGGGGTGGTTCCAGCGGACCAGTGCCTCGACGCCGCGCACCGTCCCGTCCGCCATGCCCACCAGCGGCTGGTACTCCAGCGTGAACTCGCCCCGCTCGACGGCGGGACGGAGCGTGGAGCTGAGCGCCTGCCGGGTCATGCGGTGGGCGTTGCGCTCGGGGTCGAACAGCGTCCAGCGGGCCCTGCCGTCCTCCTTCGCCCAGTACTGCGTGGTCTCGGCGGCCTGCATCAGGCCGTTGACCGTGGTGCCCGCCGCGAGCCGCTCGACGACGCCGATGGACGCGGACAGCGACAGCCGCTGCCCGGCCAGGTCGAACGGCCGCTGCACGCAGGCGAGGACGGCTTCGGCGAGGTCCGTGAGCTGCTCCGTACCGGTCGAGTCCTCGACGAGGATCGCGAACTCGTCGCCGCCGAGCCGCGCCACGAGGTGCTCGCCCCCGTGCGTGTCCGCGTCCCTCTCGGTGCACTCGGTGAGCCGGGCGGCGACGGCGGCGAGCAGCTGGTCCCCGATGCGGTGGCCGAGCGTGTCGTTGACGGCCTTGAAGCCGTCCAGGTCCAGGTAGCACAGGCCGATCCGGCCCGTCCCGCCGCCGCCGTCGTCGTGTGCGTCGTGGAAGTCGTACGACGCGTTCTCCAGCGCGGAGGTGAGGCGCTCGAAGAACAGGGCCCGGTTGGGCAGCCGGGTCACCGGATCGTGCATCTGGAGGTGGCGCAGCCGGGCCCGGAGGTCGCGGTGGGCGCTGACGTCGGCGACCGACAGCAGCAGGTGCCGGCTGCGGGGGACGGGCACGACCGTGACCTCCGCCCACAGGGACCGCCCGTCGGGCCGCTTGACGCGGCGCGTGCAGCGGAAGTGGGGGCGGTGGCCGCGCAGCACCTCGCGGTAGGCCTGCCCGGAGCGGCTGTCGGCGGTCAGGTCGACGAGGTCCGCGGCGACCCGGCGGCGCAGGGACGCGGCGTCCGCGCCGACCAGGGCGGCCAGCCCGTCGTTCGCGCTGACCACCAGGCCGTCGGCGTCGACGACGGCCATGGGGAGCTGCGCGGCGTTGAACGCCGCGTGGACGTCGCGCAGCTCCGCCGCGGACACGGGGTCCGGGGGCGGATCGCAGCACGCCGCGTCCTCGCCGTGGCCGCGGTCGTCCTGCTCCCCCCGTCACGCTTCGTGATCGTGTGGAATGCGATGCAGGGCCGTGCGACTGCCGTGTGTCCCGGTCCTTCTGGAGTTCCGCTCACCGCTCGCTCCCGCAGGGCAGTTGTGACGTACAGATCTGGTCGGGCGAGATCGGCCGTGGAAAGCGTGCCGATCCTAGGGGCTGCCGTGGGGCCGTTCCAGTGACCCCCCTGACCTGTGGACAACGGCCGGACCGCCCATCGGACACGGACGATCGTTTCTGCGCGGGTGTGTCGGCGCCCGGCCTGGCCTGAACGGATGTGACTGTCGGTGAGAAGGCGCGGGCGGCCGGGCGAGTCACCGCTCACCCGGGTGGTGCAGCGGAACAGGACGCGGGCGACAAAACCACACAGGGTGAGGAGACGTCCCGTATCTCGCACCCGGAGGTCGACGTGGAGGGTCAGCAGTCGCTCGCGCAGCCGCCCGGGGAGTGCACCGGCCGGGCCCGCGCTCCGTGGCCGCGGGGGTGTTCTCCCTCGTCGCGATCGCCGCCACGGGCCTCGCCGCGGGCCCCGCCGCGGCCGACCACCCCGCGGGGCCGTGCGCCCTGCCCCGCACCGGGGCGCACCACTCCCTCGGACTGGACACCTGGAACGCGGCCTACCCGAAACCCGAGCGGGCGCTCGACGCGGTCATGGTCTTCCTGTCGTTCCCGGACGCGGTGCCCGCGCACACGACGCGGACGATCACCGCCGACTACGTCCCCGCCACCGGCGAGTTCTTCGAACGGGCCTCGTACGGGCGGTTCACGCTGCGCGTCCACCCGCACCACGGCTGGCTGCGGATGCCCCGCCCGTCCACGGAGTACGAGGTGCGCCGGGACTGGGCGGGCGACCGGCGGGCCGCCTACCTGCGGGACGCGCTGGCCGTGGCGGACCCGGTCGTCGACTTCTCGCGGTACGACATCGTCTACCTGGTCGCGGACCCGGACGCGCCGGGCGTCGACTCGGACGCGACGAAGGTCGTGAACCTCCACACCCCGCTGCGGGCCGACGGCACCGACATCGACCGGATGGTGACCCTGTTCGAACGGCACCCGCCGGACCGCAACGTGCTGGCCCACGAGACGGGCCACGTCTTCGACCTCCCCGACCTGTACAACCGGCCCGTGGACGGCAAGGGCGACTGGGACACCCACGTGGGCGACTGGGACGTCATGGGCAGCCAGTTCGCGCTCGCCCCGGAGCCCTTCGGCTGGCACAAGTGGAAGCTGGGCTGGCTCGGCGGCCACCAGGTGCGCTGCGTGCGGGAGCCGCAGCCGGTGACCCTCCGGCCGCTGGCGGCGGAGGGCGGCGGCCCCGCCGCGCCGGGCACCCGCCTGGCGGTGGTCCGCACCGGCACGGGCAGCGCCCTCGCGGTCGAGGCGCGCGGGGCGGCCGGCAACGACCGGGACACCTGCACGGAGGGCGTGCTGGTCTACCGGGTGCGCAGCGCGACGGAGTCGGGCGCGGGACCCGTGGAGGTGGTGGACGCCCACCCGCTGACGGAGGCGTGCCGCGGCCGCTCCGTGTATCCGCCGCTCGCGGACGCGCCGCTGGCGGAGGGGGAGGCGCTCACCGTGCCGGGGGAGGGCACCCGGGTGGAGGTCCTGGGCCGCACGGCGGCGGGCGCCTGGCGGGTGAGGATCACTCCGTGACCCGGTGACCGCACACGGAGAAGCCCCCCGCTTCCGCGAGGGGCTTCTCCCGTCCGTGCGCCGCCAGGGACTCGAACCCCGGACCCGCTGATTAAGAGTCAGCTGCTCTAACCAACTGAGCTAGCGGCGCCTGCTGACGTCGTAGACACTAGCACCCCGTTCCGCGCGGGGAGAAATCGATATCCGCACGTCACCGGCGGATGTGGCGCGCGCCACCCGCACGCAGGCCCACAGCACCACCTCCGGGCCCGGCAACCAGGGCGAGCGCGTGTCGGGGGCCACGAGCCAGCGCGGGCCCTCCCCGCCCCCGGGCGCCGGCGGCGGGACGGTGACCGCGTCCCCGACGCCGTGGCACAGCATCGGCGGGACCGCGTCGCCCCACTCCTCCCAGGCGAGCAGCGCGGGCAGCCGGCGGCTGGTGCCGGGGGCGGTGAACAGCAGCACCCGCCCGAGATGCGCGGCGACCGGTCCGGAACCGGGCCCCTCGTCCCACAGCCGGTCCAGGATGCGGCGCCCGAAGACCGCGGGGACGTTCACCACGTCGAAGACCGTGCCGCAGGGGAGGACGGCGGGGACCCCGGGGCGGACCTCCCAGGGCGCGAGCACGGAGGCCGGGTGCGGGGAGGCGGACGCGAGCCACTCGGCGCCGTCGGCGCTGATCTGCGAGGTGTGGCGCGGACCGCGGGTCCGCGCCTGCCGGGGGAGGTCGGCGCGGCACTCGGCGGCACCGGTGTGGACGCGGGCGGGGCTCTGAGGGGTCTCGTCTCGCAGCCAGGTACTCATGAGGGGCATGTCTACCGAGGGTGACGTGTCGATTTCACAGGGTTTCCGAAAACGGGGACAGGAGGAGGGGCGAGGGGGTACCTTCCGCCCTCGGCATATGCCGAGGACGTGCCCGGTGCGCCCGCGCGACGGCACGCCGGGCATACCCGACGGGCCGGGGGCCGGGAGTCCGGCGACTCGGGGAGGTCCGGTGCGCCGGGTGTGCCCGGCGGCTCGGGGAGGCCCGGGGGTCCTGTACGACCGGTGTGCCCGGCGGCTCCGAGGCGGACGCGCCCGGGAGGGGACGTCCGGCGGTTCCGGGAGGCCGGAAGCCCCGTGTGCCGGGGAGGGGCGTGTCCGGCGCGCCCGGGAGGCCTGCTCAGCCGCCGTCGCCGGGGGCGCCGCCGCGCAGCAGGTCCCGGCCGAACTCGACCATCCTCCTCGCGTAGTCCTCGCCCCACTGCGCCCGCTCCGCGATGTCGGCGGTGGACAGCCGGTCGAAGCGGCGCGGGTCCGCGAGCTGCGCGGCCGCGATCGCCTGGTACTCGGCGGCCCGGTCGGCGGCCGCGCGGAAGGCGACCGTCAGCTCCGTGGACCGGGCGAGCAGCACGCGGGGGTCGTCGATGGACTCCAGGT from Streptomyces sp. MRC013 includes the following:
- a CDS encoding decarboxylase — translated: MTTVGLLRPEGHPEDDYRRIETLLGGDIRVDPVVYQGQGHGADPGRLTAGAERLRLAGADAVVWASASGSFAQGWDAARERARSLALAAGIPASSTAIGFAHAVRAVGATRVVVAGTRSEDLAGAARFLGAAGVEVVGEWRGAGRLPLPELVRAADDPRAEALLVPDTAVPTVAEVPEAEAAVGKPVLTGTLVTVWEGLRLAERHGAWADELGALFVRRGPRDVWEPGE
- a CDS encoding EAL domain-containing protein, with translation MSAAELRDVHAAFNAAQLPMAVVDADGLVVSANDGLAALVGADAASLRRRVAADLVDLTADSRSGQAYREVLRGHRPHFRCTRRVKRPDGRSLWAEVTVVPVPRSRHLLLSVADVSAHRDLRARLRHLQMHDPVTRLPNRALFFERLTSALENASYDFHDAHDDGGGGTGRIGLCYLDLDGFKAVNDTLGHRIGDQLLAAVAARLTECTERDADTHGGEHLVARLGGDEFAILVEDSTGTEQLTDLAEAVLACVQRPFDLAGQRLSLSASIGVVERLAAGTTVNGLMQAAETTQYWAKEDGRARWTLFDPERNAHRMTRQALSSTLRPAVERGEFTLEYQPLVGMADGTVRGVEALVRWNHPRFGPLAPNRFIGIAEEDGSIVQLGRWVLRTACRQARRWQTDHLGTRPLFVSVNVAVRQVWDSDLVADVAQILDETGLAPGLLQLELTESAVMGSAGRPLRALQALSEMGVRIAIDDFGTGYSNLAYLSRLPVSVLKLDGSFVRGFQEETPPNPADEVIVEAMVDLAHRLGLTVTAECVETAGQADRLRRIGCDTGQGWWYSRAVVPERIADMIRVGAEGT
- a CDS encoding M6 family metalloprotease domain-containing protein — its product is MFSLVAIAATGLAAGPAAADHPAGPCALPRTGAHHSLGLDTWNAAYPKPERALDAVMVFLSFPDAVPAHTTRTITADYVPATGEFFERASYGRFTLRVHPHHGWLRMPRPSTEYEVRRDWAGDRRAAYLRDALAVADPVVDFSRYDIVYLVADPDAPGVDSDATKVVNLHTPLRADGTDIDRMVTLFERHPPDRNVLAHETGHVFDLPDLYNRPVDGKGDWDTHVGDWDVMGSQFALAPEPFGWHKWKLGWLGGHQVRCVREPQPVTLRPLAAEGGGPAAPGTRLAVVRTGTGSALAVEARGAAGNDRDTCTEGVLVYRVRSATESGAGPVEVVDAHPLTEACRGRSVYPPLADAPLAEGEALTVPGEGTRVEVLGRTAAGAWRVRITP